A section of the Oncorhynchus tshawytscha isolate Ot180627B linkage group LG09, Otsh_v2.0, whole genome shotgun sequence genome encodes:
- the gpat3 gene encoding glycerol-3-phosphate acyltransferase 3 isoform X2 — protein sequence MTDLCEGGMDDLWSITTLLLQWATLRIQRGHRDRPTLPVPAPLPNGLIQREGGSMEQEMGELRRYRTQSISRGEFALSDSFYFYRKGLESIVDDQVTQRFSSEELVSWNLLTRTNHNFHYISLRLTVIWGLGVIIRYCVLFPLRITLAIIGISWLVIGTTLVGFLPNRRVKNWLSELVHLMCYRICARGLSATIQYHNKNNKPQKGGICVANHTSPIDIVILANDGCYAMVGQSHSGLMGVIQRSMVRSCPHVWFERSEMRDRHAVTSRLRAHVAAKRNLPILIFPEGTCINNTSVMMFKKGSFEIGGTIYPVAIKYDPRFGDAFWNSAKYNMVSYLLRMMTSWAIVVNVWYLPPMTRQEGEDATKFANRVKSAIAHQGGLLDMAWDGSLKRDKVKEEFKEHQQKMYSSMVVGKKARNSQEPHTESSKS from the exons ATGACAGATCTctgtgagggagggatggatgaccTGTGGAGTATAACGACTTTGTTGCTGCAG TGGGCCACCCTGCGGAtccagagaggacacagggatcGACCCACTCTGCCAGTGCCTGCTCCGCTACCCAATG gaCTCATCCAGAGGGAGGGTGGCTCTATGGAACAGGAGATGGGGGAGCTGCGTCGGTATCGTACCCAGTCCATATCGAGGGGAGAGTTTGCGCTGAGCGACTCATTCTACTTCTACAGAAAGGGCCTGGAGAGCATCGTGGATGACCAGGTCACTCAGCGCTTCTCCTCTGAGGAGCTGGTCTCCTGGAACCTCCTGACCCGCACCAACCACAACTTTCACTACATCAGCCTGCGCCTCACCGTCATCTGGGGCCTGGGCGTGATCATACGTTACTgtgtccttttccctctcag GATAACCCTGGCAATCATAGGGATTAGCTGGCTGGTGATCGGGACAACTTTGGTGGGGTTTCTACCTAACAGGAG AGTGAAGAACTGGCTCAGTGAGTTAGTCCATCTGATGTGCTATAGGATTTGTGCCAGAGGCCTCTCTGCCACCATCCAATACCACAACAA AAATAATAAACCACAAAAAGGAGGAATATGCGTAGCAAACCACACCTCACCTATTGACATTGTCATTTTGGCCAATGATGGATGCTACGCTATG GTGGGTCAAAGTCACAGTGGGCTGATGGGGGTCATCCAGAGATCAATGGTGAGGTCCTGCCCCCATGTGTGGTTTGAGAGGTCGGAGATGAGAGACCGGCATGCTGTTACCAGTAG ATTGAGGGCTCATGTTGCAGCGAAGCGCAATCTACCCATTTTGATTTTCCCAGAGG GAACCTGCATCAACAACACATCAGTCATGATGTTCAAGAAGGGAAGCTTTGAGATTGGAGGGACAATATACCCAGTTGCAATCAAG TATGACCCACGCTTTGGAGATGCCTTCTGGAACAGTGCCAAGTACAACATGGTGAGCTACCTACTGAGAATGATGACCAGCTGGGCCATCGTGGTCAATGTGTGGTACCTGCCCCCAATGACCAGACAG GAAGGGGAAGATGCTACCAAGTTTGCCAACCGAGTGAAGTCTGCTATTGCACATCAGGGAGGGCTGTTGGACATGGCGTG ggATGGGAGCTTGAAGAGAGACAAGGTGAAAGAAGAATTTAAAGAGCATCAACAGAAGATGTACAGCAGTATGGTTGTGGGAAAGAAAGCTAGAAACTCACAAGAGCCTCACACAGAGAGCTCCAAGAGCTAA
- the gpat3 gene encoding glycerol-3-phosphate acyltransferase 3 isoform X1 — MTDLCEGGMDDLWSITTLLLQVWFSVMIGLIMIPAMFGLSLGVTSVYIQILVKILEWATLRIQRGHRDRPTLPVPAPLPNGLIQREGGSMEQEMGELRRYRTQSISRGEFALSDSFYFYRKGLESIVDDQVTQRFSSEELVSWNLLTRTNHNFHYISLRLTVIWGLGVIIRYCVLFPLRITLAIIGISWLVIGTTLVGFLPNRRVKNWLSELVHLMCYRICARGLSATIQYHNKNNKPQKGGICVANHTSPIDIVILANDGCYAMVGQSHSGLMGVIQRSMVRSCPHVWFERSEMRDRHAVTSRLRAHVAAKRNLPILIFPEGTCINNTSVMMFKKGSFEIGGTIYPVAIKYDPRFGDAFWNSAKYNMVSYLLRMMTSWAIVVNVWYLPPMTRQEGEDATKFANRVKSAIAHQGGLLDMAWDGSLKRDKVKEEFKEHQQKMYSSMVVGKKARNSQEPHTESSKS, encoded by the exons ATGACAGATCTctgtgagggagggatggatgaccTGTGGAGTATAACGACTTTGTTGCTGCAGGTGTGGTTCTCCGTGATGATTGGGCTTATCATGATACCTGCTATGTTTGGCCTCTCCCTGGGGGTCACTTCGGTCTATATTCAGATTCTGGTCAAGATATTGGAG TGGGCCACCCTGCGGAtccagagaggacacagggatcGACCCACTCTGCCAGTGCCTGCTCCGCTACCCAATG gaCTCATCCAGAGGGAGGGTGGCTCTATGGAACAGGAGATGGGGGAGCTGCGTCGGTATCGTACCCAGTCCATATCGAGGGGAGAGTTTGCGCTGAGCGACTCATTCTACTTCTACAGAAAGGGCCTGGAGAGCATCGTGGATGACCAGGTCACTCAGCGCTTCTCCTCTGAGGAGCTGGTCTCCTGGAACCTCCTGACCCGCACCAACCACAACTTTCACTACATCAGCCTGCGCCTCACCGTCATCTGGGGCCTGGGCGTGATCATACGTTACTgtgtccttttccctctcag GATAACCCTGGCAATCATAGGGATTAGCTGGCTGGTGATCGGGACAACTTTGGTGGGGTTTCTACCTAACAGGAG AGTGAAGAACTGGCTCAGTGAGTTAGTCCATCTGATGTGCTATAGGATTTGTGCCAGAGGCCTCTCTGCCACCATCCAATACCACAACAA AAATAATAAACCACAAAAAGGAGGAATATGCGTAGCAAACCACACCTCACCTATTGACATTGTCATTTTGGCCAATGATGGATGCTACGCTATG GTGGGTCAAAGTCACAGTGGGCTGATGGGGGTCATCCAGAGATCAATGGTGAGGTCCTGCCCCCATGTGTGGTTTGAGAGGTCGGAGATGAGAGACCGGCATGCTGTTACCAGTAG ATTGAGGGCTCATGTTGCAGCGAAGCGCAATCTACCCATTTTGATTTTCCCAGAGG GAACCTGCATCAACAACACATCAGTCATGATGTTCAAGAAGGGAAGCTTTGAGATTGGAGGGACAATATACCCAGTTGCAATCAAG TATGACCCACGCTTTGGAGATGCCTTCTGGAACAGTGCCAAGTACAACATGGTGAGCTACCTACTGAGAATGATGACCAGCTGGGCCATCGTGGTCAATGTGTGGTACCTGCCCCCAATGACCAGACAG GAAGGGGAAGATGCTACCAAGTTTGCCAACCGAGTGAAGTCTGCTATTGCACATCAGGGAGGGCTGTTGGACATGGCGTG ggATGGGAGCTTGAAGAGAGACAAGGTGAAAGAAGAATTTAAAGAGCATCAACAGAAGATGTACAGCAGTATGGTTGTGGGAAAGAAAGCTAGAAACTCACAAGAGCCTCACACAGAGAGCTCCAAGAGCTAA